The stretch of DNA TGTGCTTCAGCATCGTGTATTCACTGTACTCCGGTGCAAAGCGGCAGATGCCAATCGCCTCGGCCATTATGCGCACATAGAGATCGTCGTCCTCGCCGCCCCAGCCATGGTAGAGATTGGACATGCCGTTTATCTGCTTAAACTGCAAGGAAGTGATGGACACCACACCGCCAAAGAGGCCTTGGTAGGGCAGGTGGAAGCGCCAGTGGTCCAGCGCAGAGCACATGTGACGCGGCTTCTCCACACAGGCGTACATCTGGGCAGAGTTGAGCGGCATGAGGTCCACGTCGTGCAGGATGAGGCACGGAAAACCGTACTCGGCCGCCACCTTGGCGCCAATGTTGAAGAGCATGGCGCGGTTGAAGGGCTTTTGGTCGTACTGCTCGACAAGAAATATTCGATAATGGATCAGTTGCTGGCGCAGATAGTTGTGCATGTAGGTGAGGAAGGCGTGTAGCTGCTTCTCCCGCTGCCGGTACGGCACAATGATGGCGGTGCTGTAACGCGCCTGACAATGCTCCGGCATGAATTCGCCTCCTGGCCTGATCTCCTCCTCATGCTGGACGTTCTCGTGGTAGTGGGCGCTGCTGTACACAAATCTGTTGTTGGCAATGATGTCCGTGTAGGTGCACTCGAACACCTCCTGCAGGGAGACATTGAGCGTGAcctgcggcagcagcgcctcCTCTATGTGAGCGCCATCGATGTAGTCGTAGTGGGACGCAAACCGGAAGGGCAGCGCCAAGTACACGATGAGCGTAACGATTCCAATGGTCTTCAGCAAGTCGTAAATGTGGAGGCGATACGGGATCCGTACAAACATTATGTTGGAGCGGGGTCTGGACACGAACACCTGCCACACAACTGTAACACATATCCGTcaatatttgaattatttgaTCAAAGTGTAATATAAGGCTTGTTATGCAGACAGCACCAGGGCTGCACAGGCACTGCAGACTGAATCATTAAGCTAAGAGGTGCTTCAgataaaataattgcaaaatgctAAACCAATAAAGAGATAAGATGCCCAAAGTTTTTGAACTGATAAGCTAAAATAACATTGGGCTGGAGttgatggaaaatgcaatGGGATATTATAAGAGAAACTTCAAAGCCAATATGCAATTGAAGAGATACGAAAAAAAACCGGTAAATTAGAGAAGCTGTGACACTTATTGCGACAGAACGATCATTTAAaatttctctccctctctctgctttcttttCCCGTAAGCCTATCATATCATTTTCTTTGTATTAAATCATTAGGAAAAGTTAGTGAATCTACTTTCATGATTTCAAGCACTCAGATAGTATATACTGTATTTAGGAGTATTTCTCAGTAATTTGGTATATTTGTTGTGCAGCCCTAGACCCCGGCATAATTTTGCAGGCGAAATTTCCAGCATTTGTTTATATGGTTTATTGCCTAAAATGACTTCAATTATCAAGCTGCACACGATATCCGGGGCAATGGATGAGTCGCCGCCATGCTACATACTCCAGATTGACGATGTGCGAATTCTGTTAGACTGCGGATGG from Drosophila subobscura isolate 14011-0131.10 chromosome O, UCBerk_Dsub_1.0, whole genome shotgun sequence encodes:
- the LOC117896966 gene encoding beta-1,4-N-acetylgalactosaminyltransferase bre-4 — translated: MFVRIPYRLHIYDLLKTIGIVTLIVYLALPFRFASHYDYIDGAHIEEALLPQVTLNVSLQEVFECTYTDIIANNRFVYSSAHYHENVQHEEEIRPGGEFMPEHCQARYSTAIIVPYRQREKQLHAFLTYMHNYLRQQLIHYRIFLVEQYDQKPFNRAMLFNIGAKVAAEYGFPCLILHDVDLMPLNSAQMYACVEKPRHMCSALDHWRFHLPYQGLFGGVVSITSLQFKQINGMSNLYHGWGGEDDDLYVRIMAEAIGICRFAPEYSEYTMLKHKPEHRNENRVALLRAAKMRQHMDGLNSLVYKEVERRMHSLFTHILVET